The Argonema galeatum A003/A1 genome segment TTAGCGGGTTAGAAGCAGTATGGATAATATTATCTAACAACAGTTTGGGTAAAGTGTCTCCACTTACGCTATAACGGGTATGGGGTCGGATAAATTGACTCGATTCATCGATTAAATCTACCCAGCTATAAGCTATTGCTGCATCGGGATTTTCTTGTAAAGCTTTTAGTTGCAACTCCAGTTTATCTGGTGTCCACAAATCGTCGTGATCTAAGAAAGCAATAAATTCTCCTTCTGCATGGGATATGCCACGGTTACGACTGGGTGATATGCCAGTATTGGGGTATGAAAATACTTTTAATCGGGGGTCTTTAATGGTGGCAAGAATATCTAGAGTAGAGTCCTTTGATCCATCATTGACAGCGATAATCTCAAAATCTGAAAAGGTTTGCTGAAAAACTGATTTCAGTGTTTCTAGAATCGTTTTCTCGCTATTGTATAAAGGAATAATTATGGATATTAATGGCATATACTTAGGTGATTTATTTGATTTTATCTATGCTAATGTTGATCGCTAACATTTGATCGGGAATAACTTGTTTAGGTAGTTGTGGAAGTAACTGCCCTCAAGGTAGCCTCAAGGTAAGTTCGTCCCCATTTTTGGCAAGGCTCTAAATGATTACCTTCTGCCCATTCGTTCCAGGCATTTATAAACACTAAATTTTCTTCCTCGTGAGTTGGGGACAACTGTTGAATAACATTTTTTAACCAATATTCATAAAGATCGGGAGTTGAATTTTTGAGGATTAGTGCATTATTTTTGCGGCGGGCTGAATTATCCCACATAGGAGTTACACAGCGAAAATATTTGTGTGTTGGAATAGGTTTTTGCAGCATTTTTTCAACTGTTGCAGAGTAATCCAAAATAAAATTTTCTTGGTATACTTTATCCCATATTCTTAATTTTCTAGCTAACCTCCAGATTTTGGTTGTATTTAACAGAGATTTCCATTGTGGCTGAAATTCTACCGCCGCATCAAATCCCTGTGGAGAGAGAGGTTTACTTTCATTATCAAAGTTTTCAACCCGGCATAAAAAAATATCTTCAATACCCATTTTTTTTGCTTCTTCTCTCCAAATAGATGTTGTTTGGAGAGGATTGGGTATTTTTGAAGATCTATAGATAAGAAAGAGTGGTTTGCCGTCAATTTTTATATACCTGGGATCTTGAAATGTCTTAATAAGCGATCGGATGTGCTGTCTGTCATCTTCCTCAGAGTATTTTTGTTCCATTAAAATCTGCTGGTTTTGTCCATCCCATGCTCTTGTCCAGTTTTCATTTGCCCAGCAAAGGCAAAAGGGAAAGTCTGGTTTTCCAGAAGCCAAAACTTCATTGAACGGTCGTTCTAGAAGACGTTTGCCGTTGAACCAATAGTGATAGTAACAAAAGCCATATATGCCATATTCTCTGGCTAATTCAGCTTGAGCTTCCCGTGATTCTGGTAAACGCAAATCATAAAATCCTAAATCTGCTGGAATGTGAGGTTGATAATGTCCTGCGAATAAAGGCTTGGATTTGGCAACATTAGTCCATTCTGTAAAACCCTTACCCACCATTCATCATTTTCTGGAATGGGATGATATTGAGGAAGGTAAAACGCTATGAGTTTTACTTTCTTTTGGTTTAGCATGATTCAAGACCTCCCTTTAGTTGAGCAGTTAAAGTGTGTAAGTTTTCTTAAAAGGAATATAATCTGCTGGAGTTTCTTTTTCTTTACGTGCCAGCACCACATAGGCATAGTAAGCAAAGCGATTTAGAGAAGGAAATAACCGCACCAAAGAACGCACTTTAAGCCCCATTAGCTCTTCTTTATTAACTTTTATAGATGGAACGATAATTGTCTGCGAATAGCAAAACTAATCAATCTCCTTGGTACAGTGGAACCTTTAATCACAGGAATCCGCAAAAATTTACCCAGCAATAAACGAGCAATCCCCTTCAAACGAGCCTGAATTCTTGCCGTTACAAAATTTTCTTTCCCTCCTCTTTCCTCGCAAGCATAAAAAGGTTTAAAGGCCAGCTTTCCATATAATACATCAGCGCGATGAGTTTTGCTAAGACCGTTTTTGTAATGTTCTAAATTAGGCAATCCTCCATGTTCGCCGTAATTGCGGAATGGAATGTAATTTTTCAGGGATTTTACCCGAAGAAACTTATCAATATCTGAGTCCCAAGATGAGTAAGTATCTGTTCCAGATTTTACTCTGATTTCCTCTGCTAACTCAATCAGATTTTTAGCCGCTAGTGGTGTGACAATATAAGCAACTGTGGAAACTGAAAATCCTTCGGCAGAACCTTCATCTGAGACGCTATAAACTTGGGAAGCACAGGTATAAATCCAGGAAATTCCTACATTCTGCTGATTGGGATTAAAAGGTAAAGGAAGTTTACCTAAACCAACTACTGGGACAAAATCTGCCTCAACGATCAGAGTTGGTTTGTTTTCCTGTATTGCTTTTTCCCAAGCGCGGCTATGGTTCATCAGGCAGAGATAGCTGCGAGAATAAGTTTGATATTCTGGCTGGTGTTCTTGGCGGAGAATTTCGCAGTGAAAACCTTCTTTTTTCAATACTTCCTCAAGCTGCTGGGTAGGCTCTTTGTAGGCAATAATGAAGACTTTGCCAATAAAATAAACAAGTTGGTAGGAATTAGAAACTTGGTTGGCAGAGGAAAGGCTTGCGTTCATGTTGGCTGGATTAAAGTTGCTAGGAGTATCACTAATGCAGTAGGATCGCGGGGTAAAACTAACGTATAGACTTTATACTAACTCAAGTTGCTAGTTAGTTCCATTGGCTCTTGTTCGGAATGGATAATGGGTATTGGTTGCGCTTTAGGGCTAAAAGAGCGCTAAAGCGCAACCAATACCTGGTGCAAAAGCTTTAAGCCAGTAACGCGATCGCAACCGGCATCGGGGAATTTTAACGAAATTTTTCGGTGTGGTCGTCAACTTATAGCACCGATCGCGTTATCTTTTTGGTGGGCTCAGAAACATACAAAGTTCCTAAATCATGTTTTCGCTTGAGTTAACTCAGACTCCTTCTAGAGCAGAAATCGGACAAAAAAGCCGCATCCTTGTGGTTGAAGACGAAGATCTAATCCGAGAAATGATCGTTATGGCCTTAGAGGAGCAAGATTACGAGGTAATCACGGCTACAGATGGACAGAAGGCTGTTGGCTTGTTGCAAAGTATCTACACCGAACCGGCAGAATCCCCTATAGATCTGGTCGTTTTGGATTTGATGCTGCCTCAAGTCAATGGTTTGGATATCTGCCGCTTGCTCCGCCGTCAAGGGAACCCAGTCCCAATTTTGATTCTTTCAGCCAAGGGAAGCGAAACAGACCGTGTATTGGGTTTAGAGGTGGGAGCTGATGACTATCTTACCAAACCCTTCAGTATGCGGGAGTTTGTTGCCCGCTGTCGGGCTCTACTGCGCCGTCAACGCTTAAGCGCGATCGCTCAACCAGCAGTATTGCAGTTTAAAGAGATCGCCCTTTATCCCCAAGAGTGCCGCGTTATGCTTCGGGGTGAGGAGATTAGCCTTGCGCCCAAAGAGTTTCGCCTCCTAGAGTTATTTATGAGTTATCCCCGCCGGGTATGGTCGCGGGAGCTGTTGCTCGACCACATTTGGGGGCCGGATTTTGTAGGGGATAGTAAAACGGTAGACGTTCACATTCGCTGGGTGCGAGAAAAATTGGAGCGAGACCCCAGCCACCCAGAGTATATTGTCACGATTCGGGGTTTTGGATATAGGTTTGGCTGAAAAAGTTTTAGAAGCGGTGCGCTCAAACCTTCTAACATATAGCTGATGGTGATAGCTAATGGCTTACAAAAAATGGCCCTTGTTGCCTTTTTTCTTGGTCTAGCCATAGGGATTGGGTTTTGGCTCTGTTGGCAGGCTTGGCTTTACAAACAGCTGGGGCAATTGGTGCGATCGCTCCCCGCCGAACGAAAGTTTAATTCTATACATTCCTCCCGAAACTTAGAGAATGTAGATTTGGGCCAAGATCGGAGTCAGGAGAGTGTTTTCGTACAACCTGCCCTACCGATCGTTTCTCGCCTGCGGCGGGGGATTTCCTTGGCTAAGGAACACCAACAAAACCTGGAAATCCAGCTGGAAACCTGGCAGCAGTTACTCCAAGTGGCACCCTGCGGCTTTCTGATGGTAGATGAAGAAAACCAGCTGCTTTGGTGCAACCAACAGGCGCGTGACCTTTTGAACATAAATCGGTGGGAACCGGGACAGGTTCGTTTGCTGCTGGAGTTAGTGCGATCGTATGAACTCGACCAGTTAATCGAACAAACTCGTCACCGCCAGCAACCCTCTCAGCAAGAGTGGGTTTTTCACCCGACGTATCCAAACACACAAGCGATGGGTGGAGCTAGAGCCCTTACCCTGCGTGCCTACAGCTGGCCTTTACCCGAAGGTCAGGTAGGCGTCTTTTTGGAAAACCGACAAGCCTTAGTCGAACTTTCCCAAGCACAAGATAGGTGGGTTTCCGATTTAGCTCACGAATTGAGAACTCCACTAACGTCTATCCGTTTAGTGGCGGAAGCTTTGCAAGACCGCTTGCAGCCGCCCATGAGCCGATGGGCCGATCGCCTGCTACCAGAAGTCAACCGGCTGATTAATTTAGTACAAGATTGGCTGGAATTAAGCCAACTGGAGGTAGATTCTAGCAATAAACTTCGCCGCAAACCCCTGGAACTGCGGTCTTTGATCGTATCTGTCTGGCATAGTCTAGAACTCCTGAGCGAGCCAAAGCAACTAAGTCTGACCTATTCTGGCCCGGACTCCCTGTGGATAGAAGCAGATGAATCTCGCCTATACCGGATTTTTCTCAACTTACTGGACAACAGTATCAAATACAGCCCGCCGCTGGGTGCGATTGAAGTGGAGGTAAATCTCCTTCCCAACAATGATGCCCCCAAGCTCGTTGAAATTAATATTATCGATTCAGGCTCTGGATTTCCTGAATCAGATTTACCTCATGTTTTTGAGAGACTCTATCGGGGGGACGCCTCCCGGACGAGACACTCAGCGTCTTCTCCGGATCGACATGAAGCTTTAGGTATTAATACAACTGGTAGCGGCTTAGGTTTAGCGATCGTGCGACAAATTATTCTTGCTCATCGCGGTTCCGTACAAGCCAAAAACCATCCAGAAACAGGTGGCGCTTGGCTGAAAATTGAATTACCTTATGGAGAAGGGATCGCTCCTCAAGTTACTGCTGAGGGCTGAATAAAAACGTCTCTTCCGTATTTACTATGCTATTTGAGCAGAGGGGCAGAGTCGCAGAGGGGCAGAGGCATAAAAATGTGATTTTTTGAACAAAACCATCACAACTCCGAAAGAGCCGTTTTTGCGTAAGTCCTGCTTCCGTTAGCCCGACCCTGCTGACAGGCATAAAAATACTGGAATTTAGCGCTGAGTCTTAGTATAAAAAACCAGACTTTTCTGTAAATTAAAATACTTTTTTGTTCAGCGCGACATATTAAAAACAAGAGCTTCAGGACTTAGAAATCGAATTCAAAGCCCCGCCTCGATCGAGAAATTATTGGTTTCAAGCGGCTAATCCAAAATTTAAAATCCTTTCATCCAAAATCCAATGACCTCATTAATATGGTTTTCCGACAAGTTAGGTTGAAGAGTTCGCGTTTAAACCCTTATCCTGAACGACTCCACTTCGAGCGAAGCCTTAGACGCTTAGAAGGTGATGTTTTGCGGATGGGAGCCTTGGTAGAACAATCGTTTCGCCTGTCCCATGAATCTTTGTTCGATCGCAGCCTAGCCGCAGCTGAAGAAATTCCCTTACTCGATAAACAGATCGATCGATTTTATCGCCAAATCGAGTTAGATAGCGCCTCTCTCATGACCCTGCAAGCTCCAGTCGCTAGAGATATGCGCCTTTTAAGCGCTTATATGCAACTGGTGCGAGATTTAGAGCGAATTGGGGATTACGCCAAAGATTTAGCAGAAATTGCGATTAAACTTTTTCCCTACCCGCCTCATCCTTGCTTTTCGGAGATGGCGGAGATGTCCCATCAAGCCCAAGCTATGCTAGCAATGAGTCTGGTAGCCCTAGCCGACCTGGATGCAGAAGCTGGACGACAGATTAAGCAGCAGGATGACGTTGTAGACACTGCCTACGAAACACTTTACCAGCGCTTAGCCAGCGCACGCGATGTCAAAGGAGTCGTCGAACCGATTCTTTTAATGGTTTTAGTGATTCGTCACCTGGAACGAATGGCCGATCATGCCACCAATATAGGTCAAAGAGTCGCCTACATCGTTACCGGACACCGATCTTAAGAAGGGGCTAGGGACTAGGGAAGGAGTGGGGGAGTGGGGGAGTGGGAGAGTGGGGGAGAATGACCAATGACTAATGACTAATGACTAATTTCCCCCCTCTTTCCCTCTTTCCCTCTTTCCCTCTTTCCCTCTTTCCCTAGTCCCTAGCCCCTAACCCTAGTCCCTTCTTCGGTTAGCTTAACCTTACCATTACCTAAGTCTTACCAGTTCCTAAACTTACAATAGTACAGTTGGGTTTGAAGCTCTCGCTTTTGACCAGCTTAATCTTGCTTACTTTCTAGAACCAAAGCTTTATATGAAGCTAAAACGTCGAGACTTCTTGTTGTTGCTCGGATCTGGTGCGGGCGCTGTGGCTGCGGTTATGTTACTCGCAAACCGGAAAAAATTTACTGGTACCGACTCGCTCTTCCAGCCGGTCAAAGGCCCCATGCCTCTGGAAATCGATGAAATTCCAGCCGCTCAAGTAGTGCGAAATTACAGTACTTACGAAGTGGTGGATGACCTCGTGCTACCAGAAAGTTTTACTTATGACATTATTGGTGCTTGGGGTGATACAATAGGCGATTCTCGCTTTGGCTATAACAATGATTATTTGTCTTTCATAGAAACTGGCAAAGATGAAGGTTACCTGACAGTCAATTTTGAATACATCAGCCCCATATCTTGGCTACAAGGCTATCCGAAGGTGATAAAGAAAGCTTTGCCTTTTGCTGAGGTACAGGCGGCGGTAAAAACTGCTGGTAAGGCTGGTATTAATGCTTTTGCTTTGCCGCCAGAAGATGAGGCGCTCAAAGCAAAAATACGAGAAATTTGCAAAGAAGCTTTGATAGATCAGGGAATAGGTGTTATTTCCATTCGCAAAAATCCAGATGGCAAATGGGTGCGGACAAATTCGTCATCCGATCGCAGGATTACTGGTATTTCTGGATTAGAAGACGATCGCTATCTAAAAACAACTGGCCCAGCTGCATTTGTATTTCGCAAAACTCAGGGCCAAGGTTATATCGATAAATTGGGCGATCGCATTATCGGCACTTTTGCCAACTGTGCTGGTGGGACAACTCCTTGGGGCACTGTCCTTAGCGGCGAAGAGAACTTCCAAATCCAAGTACCCGAACCAGTATATGCCGATGGCACCGCTTTCGACCCCAGCAAGCTAGCTTTTGCGATCGGCGAACAAGAGTTATCCGGACAAGGAAATGTACTGGGATTAGCTGGTAACAAATATGGCTGGATAGTAGAAGTAGATCCAGCCAACCTCAAGGATTATGGCACCAAACACTCTTGGCTGGGACGCTATCACCACGAAGCTGTAGGCATTCGCGTTGTGGCAGGCAAACCCCTAGCATTTTATTCGGGGTGCGATCGCAGAGGCGGACACTTGTATAAATTTGTCAGCAAAGGCAAAGTCAGCAATCCCCAAGACAAAGCTAATTCCCGTCTGCTAGCAGATGGGATGCTCTATGCCGCTGTCTTCAACCCCAACGGTACTGGGCGCTGGATTCCGCTCAAACCAACTACCCCAGTAAATCCCGTTCTGCCCAGCAACATCGAAGGTAAAGTACTCACCCTACCCAAGCGTCCGGAAGGAGGCAACTTTAATGCAAAAACAAACGCAGAAGTCAATAGTTTCAAACAAAAATTTAAAACTCTGAACGACCTCTACATAGGGAATGCCCAAGAAAAACAAGGTGCCATTCTCATCGATGCTCACTTTGCCGCCAACGCAGCCGGTGCCACACCCACAGCGCGTCCCGAAGACACCGAAGTCGCCAGCGATGGTTCCCTCTACATCACCTACACCTCCGGGTCGCCCGGTGGCGATGGAGGCCCAGACAAGCGCATCTTCAAGGGGCCGAAAGCAGAAAGCCCTTGGGAATATGGCTGGATTATGCGGTTGATTGAAGATAAAAACGACCCAGCTGCGATGACCTTTCGCTGGCAGATGCTGGCTATGGGGGGCGAACCTGCTGACGGCGGCGCTGGTTTTGCCAATCCCGACAACCTCCTGATCGATCGCAATAACAATGTCTGGATGGTTACCGATATGTCCTCAGCAGCACACAACGATCCGGGAGATCCTTTCAGACGCGGTTGCTTTGGCAACAACTCTATCTGGCATATCCCCACTTTTGGCCCAAACGCAGGCAACGCCTACCTGTTTGGCATGGGGCCGATGGATTGCGAAACCACAGGGCCATTTTTCACCGAAGACCAGCAAACCTTGTTTTTATCGATACAACATCCAGGAGAAGTTAAAGGAATTCGTCAAAATGCAGCTTCGGAAACAAGGGAGTTTGAAATGAGAACAACTGACGGTCAGAAATTCAAGCAAACTCGCACAGTTCCGATTGGTTCCAACTGGCCGGGAGGCGGTCAAAATGACCCACCAAAGCCTGCTGTTGTTGCCATTCGACGCCAAGACGCCAAACCAATTACCTAGTGAGAATTGAAAATGACCAGGACTTATGCAAAAACAAAGGTTTCGCCCCCGCAGCCTCCCAAATCTGGGGGGAGTAAGCTTCTGTTCCCCCCAGATTTGGGGGGTGAAGAGTCTTGTTCCCCCCAAATCTGGGGGGTGAAGAGTTTTGTTTCTTCTTCCCCCCAGATTTGGGGGGTTAGGGGGGCGATTGTGTAAGTCCTGTTTAATTTAAAAATTTGAAATCTGAAATCTCAAATTTGAAATTCCTGTCGCCCCTACCCCAAACCCTAATTTTATGCCGCTCTCTGCTCCTATTCCCCTCAACCTTACCAATCTCAAACAGCGGACATTCAGCTGCCACGATTTACTTCCACTACATTCTGATAGCTTATGGAAAATAGAGCGTGGAGTCGTGCGTACTTTGACTTGTAGCGAAGAAGGAAAATCGATCGTCCTGGGATTTTGGGGCCCAGGAGATGTGGTTGGCAAACCCCTTTCTAGACTTGAGCCATATCAGATAGAGTGCTTAACAAGTGCCGAAGTTAGTCTCTTACCTTCTAATCTTTGGTATCAATTTATGGATGCCTGGATATCGCACGCTCAAGAGAGCGAAGAACTGCTTAGCATCGTTCACAATCGACCTGTTAACCTTCGCTTGCTGCAACTTTTAAACTGGTTAGCCCGCAAATTCGGTCGCGAAGTAGAGGGAGGAAAATTGATCGAACTGCCATTAACCCATCAAGCTCTCTCGGAAGTCATTTGTACAACGCGAGTAACGGTGACGCGGTTGCTCAACCAGTTTGAACAAGAGGGCATCCTTAACCGACGGGGGCGTTTTTTGATTCTTGGGAGGCAAAAACAGCATTTAAAAATTTGAAGAACGCGCTCGTCCTTGTAGTATATGCCACTAACTTTACCTACACATAGCTCGCCAAATCGGTTGCGTGTAAAGATACAATAAGTCGATCGGGTATGTGGAATACTCGGCGACCTGTTTGAGTCGATTTTGAGGCTTTTCCGTACAATAAAATTTGGTGTGAGGCAACAAAGATGTCGAAAATGCTTTGGAACGCTCTAAAACTCAGTCCCGCACTTCTGGGTGCAACCATTCTCGTAGCTAACTCGGCCCTAGCAGGTGAGGAGTCGGCCCGATCGATCGGTCAAGACAAAACGCCTGCTGCCACAGAATTACCCGCATCTGGACTGTCCCAGAACCAGCCAAATGCAGTAGCATCTCTTCAAGTCAGTCCGATCTCAAGCAACAGTACTGAGTTAGCCCAGGTTCCAGCTTCAGGAAACGGCTCTTCTAGCAACGCTCAGCAAGACTCCAACAGCACTCTGGATCAAATCAATCAATACAACGATCAAAGCAGCGGTTTGGAGCAAGTGACTTCTGTTTCGCAATTGCGGGACGTACAGCCTACAGACTGGGCATTCCAAGCACTGCAATCTCTGGTCGAGCGCTACGGTTGTATTGAAGGTTATCCCGATCGCACTTATCGCGGCAACCGCGCCTTAACTCGCTACGAATTCGCCGCCGGGTTAAATTCTTGCTTGAATCGGATTCAAGAACTGATTGCCGCAGCAGGTGGTGGCGGAGTGACGACGGAGGACATAGAGAGGCTCCGGCGGTTGCAAGAGGAATTTCGGGCTGAAATCAACACTCTGCGCGGTCAGGTAGATGGGCTGGAAGCACGCACGACGCGACTGGAAGCACAGCAATTCTCCACTACCACCAAACTTAGAGGAGAAGTAATTTTCGCACTTGCTAGCGTGTTTGGCGACGAAAGGGCTGGTGGTGGGGAGTTGCAAGACAACGTCATCTTCGCCGATCGGGTACGTCTGAACTTGGATACCAGCTTTACCGGCAAAGACCGCTTGAGAACCCGTCTGCAAGCTCGAAACATTACCCCATTTAGCGGCGGCGTCACGGGTACGAGCATGACCCGCTTGGGTTTTGATGGCAATGACGACAACAACGATGTCACCCTGCATCGCTTGGAGTATACGTTCCCTCTAGGCTCCAATACAAAAGTTTATTTGGAGGCGATCGGGGGTGAATATAATGACAATATGTATACTTTCAACCCCCTGTTTGAAAGTTCAGGCCAAGGTTCTATTTCCCGATTTGGGCGCTTCAACCCCATCTACAAACAAACTGAGGCTGGTACCGGGGTTACCTTAGAACACAACTTTAGTTCAAAGTTAGGTTTAACTTTGGGCTACCAGGTACCTAGAAATCAGGCCAATAATCCTTCTGACGGTTTTGGAGTCTTTGATGGTGGCTATTCTGCTCTGGCTCAGCTATCAATCCGACCCAGTAAAGCTTTTAACGTGGGTCTGACTTACGTACACTCCTACTACAATCAACAAAACGGTGTCAGCGTTTCGGGAGGAACTGGCAGCAGCTTCGCCAATTCCCCATTTGGTACTGTTGCTACCTCAGCCGATCACTTCGGTCTAGAAGCGAGCTTTCGACTCAGCTCTAAATTTATCATTTCCGGTTGGGGAGGTTATACACAAGCGCACCGCGAAGATGGAGTGGATGATGCTGATGCAACCATTATCAACTATGCCGTGACTCTGGGCTTGGCAGATTTTGGCCGCAAGGGCAACGTGCTTGGTTTTGTGGCAGGTCAGCCGCCTAGAGTGACGGATAATGATATTAGCGCTCGTGAAGATAGTGACACCTCTTATCATCTGGAAGCTTTCTATCGCATTAAAGTTAGCGACAATATCTCCGTTACTCCAGGTGCGTTTGTGATTCTCAATCCAGAACACAACGATAACAACGACACCATCTACGTGGGAACGCTGCGGACGACCTTTAGCTTCTAAAGGATCTGATGTAGGGGCAATTCATGAATTGCCCCTACATTTGAGGTAAAGTCGCCCCCCTAACCCCCCAAATCTGGGGGGTACAAGATTTCTTCTCCCCCAGATTTGGGGGTTGGGGGGCGTAATTCTCCCCCAGATTTGGGGGCAGGGGGCGAAAAGCGTAAGATAACCAATCCTCTAGACTTTTAGATAAGTATCGATATATAATGAGAAATTGTGAGTTTTTTTTGAAAGTTTATGAATGCTGAAGCAATTATCCGCTCAATAGAAGGCGAACAACTAAAAAAAGATTTACCCCAAATCTACGTAGGCGACACCATCAAAGTCGGGGTAGTAATTCAGGAAGGCGGTAAGGAGCGGACACAGCCTTACGAAGGTGTCGTGATTGCCAAGCGCAATGGGGGGATTAACGAGACGATTACAGTGCGTCGCGTCTTCCAAGGCGTTGGTGTAGAGCGGGTGTTTTTAATCCACTCTCCCCGAATTTCCAGCATCAAGATCGTGCGTCGCGGTCAAGTGCGTCGTGCTAAACTTTACTACTTGCGCGATCGCGTAGGCAAGGCCACTCGTCTGAAGCAACGGTTCGATCGGCCCCTGACCTAGTTTTGGCGAAAATATGGGAGTTAGTTGCCGGAACTCTCATAATGTTGTTATGATAGAAATCGCTTGATAAATAAGCGTGCGCTCTTAGTTCAGTTGGTAGAACGCAGGTCTCCAAAACCTGATGTCGGGGGTTCAAGTCCTCCAGGGCGCGTAGCAAACCCAGGTTTTCACAAAACCTGGGTTTTTTGTTTTGGGCCTTTCGCTTGAATATTGTCTGCGATCGGAGTATCTGCCTTCAGGCTATAATAATGAATAAGAACAAACCGCCGCCAAACATTTGTTTGGGGGTGGTTTTGGTTCTGAGTGCCCAAGTAAATCTAATAAAACTTAAGCATTCGCTCATTGCGTAAGTCTTATCGAAACCATTTGTGTGTATAATGGTATATTTGGGTGGTTT includes the following:
- a CDS encoding iron uptake porin, whose protein sequence is MSKMLWNALKLSPALLGATILVANSALAGEESARSIGQDKTPAATELPASGLSQNQPNAVASLQVSPISSNSTELAQVPASGNGSSSNAQQDSNSTLDQINQYNDQSSGLEQVTSVSQLRDVQPTDWAFQALQSLVERYGCIEGYPDRTYRGNRALTRYEFAAGLNSCLNRIQELIAAAGGGGVTTEDIERLRRLQEEFRAEINTLRGQVDGLEARTTRLEAQQFSTTTKLRGEVIFALASVFGDERAGGGELQDNVIFADRVRLNLDTSFTGKDRLRTRLQARNITPFSGGVTGTSMTRLGFDGNDDNNDVTLHRLEYTFPLGSNTKVYLEAIGGEYNDNMYTFNPLFESSGQGSISRFGRFNPIYKQTEAGTGVTLEHNFSSKLGLTLGYQVPRNQANNPSDGFGVFDGGYSALAQLSIRPSKAFNVGLTYVHSYYNQQNGVSVSGGTGSSFANSPFGTVATSADHFGLEASFRLSSKFIISGWGGYTQAHREDGVDDADATIINYAVTLGLADFGRKGNVLGFVAGQPPRVTDNDISAREDSDTSYHLEAFYRIKVSDNISVTPGAFVILNPEHNDNNDTIYVGTLRTTFSF
- the rplS gene encoding 50S ribosomal protein L19; the encoded protein is MNAEAIIRSIEGEQLKKDLPQIYVGDTIKVGVVIQEGGKERTQPYEGVVIAKRNGGINETITVRRVFQGVGVERVFLIHSPRISSIKIVRRGQVRRAKLYYLRDRVGKATRLKQRFDRPLT